The Carnobacterium divergens nucleotide sequence TTTCTAAATCAGACAATGGTGTTAATTTTTCAGCATTTTCACAAGCCATTCTTGGATGTACATAGGCATGCGTTCCTTCATCAAACTTCGTTGTTCTCCAGTCATAGTAAAACAGATCATGTAGCAAACCTGCTCTGGCTGTTGAACGTGCATTCCAGCCGAACTTTTTAGTAATTCGGTAACTTCGGTAAGACACACTAATGGAATGTTCAAGTCTGGTTGTAAAATGATGTTGAGTATACTCAGAAAGTTGTTGCACTTCTTTGCGGTTGATTAAATCCTCAATATGTCCAATATATTCGGTATCTGTTTTCCATTTTGGTTCCGTCATTTAACGACTTCCTTTTTTTAGAGTTCTTGATATGAAGCTGAATCGCTCTACTATTTTCTTGCTAACTTCTATTTTACACCTTTTTACTACAATTAATAGTAGAAGGAATTCAATTTATAGAATTTTAAACAATCCTTAATTTTTTTGTCACAACTTATTTTTTCAATGTAAACATTAAAATCCCTGCTGCTACAGCAACATTTAAGGACTCTGCTTTTCCTGTTATTGGAATATAGAGATTCTTAGTTGTTTTAGCTAATAAATCAGCCTGCATCCCATTGCCTTCATTGCCCATTACGATAGCAAATGCATCTGTTTTAGGAATACTCGTGTAGCTAACAGCGGCTTCGTTTAACTCTGTCCCATAAATAGGAACATTCTGCTGCTTAAACGTTTCAAACCATTCAGTTAAATCGCCTTCAAAGATAGGTAAATGAAAGTGACTTCCCTGCATTGAACGTAAAACCTTGCTATTATACATATCCACTGTTCCACTGCCTAACACGACTCCACCAAATCCCGCAGCATCAGCTGTACGAATCATTGTTCCTAAATTGCCAGGATCTTGCACAGTATCTAAACATAGAAATGGCTTGGTAAAAGTTGGGGTTGCTTGATTTTTCTGTAAGGAAATTA carries:
- a CDS encoding hydrolase; amino-acid sequence: MTEPKWKTDTEYIGHIEDLINRKEVQQLSEYTQHHFTTRLEHSISVSYRSYRITKKFGWNARSTARAGLLHDLFYYDWRTTKFDEGTHAYVHPRMACENAEKLTPLSDLEKDIIIKHMWLATIAPPRYKESYVVTFVDKYCACAEVIAPLMGRATASVKNTWLKLKVSVQS
- a CDS encoding TrmH family RNA methyltransferase translates to METILSVKNERVKQWKKLQTRKGREKAKRYLIEGFHLVEEAIHYDAPIVELLISEEHEDLAFKYPLDKQVMISKEIANQLSETPTTQGVFAVISLQKNQATPTFTKPFLCLDTVQDPGNLGTMIRTADAAGFGGVVLGSGTVDMYNSKVLRSMQGSHFHLPIFEGDLTEWFETFKQQNVPIYGTELNEAAVSYTSIPKTDAFAIVMGNEGNGMQADLLAKTTKNLYIPITGKAESLNVAVAAGILMFTLKK